The nucleotide window ATTACCAGCTCCAGGCTCATTGCCTTCTAATAAGTTAGGGAAATGATTGTTAAAAAACATGCGCTCTCCTTCAGTATTTTTATAGGCAGTCGGATTACCAAATCTATAGATTAAATCGCCACCTTTGTTGTAGTTGCCACCTGAGTTTGTTGCTGCCTCTGCAGTAGTTGTACTATGATCTATAACCCAAACTTCACTGTAGAAATTAACACTTAAATAGATGACATCTTTTTCTTCATCATAATCAATACCATTGGCATGCATTATATCTCCGTTATCTACAACGTCATAGTTAATGTCAATTAGATGAGGATTCGCTGCTACATCACCAAAATTTGGCAGATCGCTAAACTGGTCTTGGATAATATGGTCAAAACTATGCCATTCCCAAACGACTTGGTTTGTACTAGGGTTTACTTCAACTAAAACCTCCGGAAAAATATCGGTTGTGGTTGTATTAACCCCTTGTTGAGCAGCTATTGCACTGTCAATGCGCTCCCAAACAATAAAAAGAACGTTGCCGTTAGGTAACATTTCTACATCGTGGTGAGAAATCATATCTGTAGATGCATAGGGTAATTCCCAATCAGTGCTACCATCAGAATTCAGAATTTTTATTATACCACCAGAACCGCCAAAAG belongs to Winogradskyella sp. J14-2 and includes:
- a CDS encoding aryl-sulfate sulfotransferase, which produces MKNFFFILFITVSTLSCKNDDDQINEPVVLSENVEVYGGDAIENGYVLAIENGGTSSYLLNKEGFRVYEWSFEDNLGNDIEILPNGQLVGIFKVDNPEIAFGGSGGIIKILNSDGSTDWELPYASTDMISHHDVEMLPNGNVLFIVWERIDSAIAAQQGVNTTTTDIFPEVLVEVNPSTNQVVWEWHSFDHIIQDQFSDLPNFGDVAANPHLIDINYDVVDNGDIMHANGIDYDEEKDVIYLSVNFYSEVWVIDHSTTTAEAATNSGGNYNKGGDLIYRFGNPTAYKNTEGERMFFNNHFPNLLEGNEPGAGNILVYSNGVDQSTVFELDLPENFTLTPNANNEPSVVWSFTDPDLYFGRISGAVRLQNGNTLIAEGDYGFWEVTPNNDVVWKYYGEGTRFWRCYGYLPDDEAVMNLDIF